GGATGctttaaggtctttttttttttttaatttttagaataatataagaaaatatttTAGTGCAATTTTGGATGCTTtaaggccatttttaaaattttataataaTATAAGCAAAGACCTTAAAGCATCCAAAATTGCactaaaatatttgcctttattattATAAAATTTAATAAATCATCCAAAATTGCACTAAAATATTTGCTTATATTcttataaaaatttttaaaaaaagtccttaaagcatccaaaattgcaccaaaatatatatattttttttaatttttagaataATATAAGCAAATATTTTAGTGCAATTTTGGATGCTTTaaggtctttttaaaaaaaaaaaaaaaattagaatgatATAAGCAAATATCTTAGTGCAATTTTGGATGCTTTgaggtctttttttaaattttataatatAAGCAAATATTTTAGTGCAATTTTGGATGCTTTAaggccttttttaaaattttataataaTATAAGCAAAGACCTTAAAGCATCCAAAATTGCactaaaatatttgcctttattattATAAAATTTAATAAATCATCCAAAATTGCACTAAAATATTTGCTTATATTCTAAACCTTAAAGCATCCAAAATTGCactaaaatatttgcctttattattATAAAATTTAATAAATCATCCAAAATTGCACTAAAATATTTGCTTATATTCttataaagatttttaaaaaaagaccttAAAGCATCCAAAATTgcaccaaaatattttttttttaatttttagaataATATAAGCAAATATTTTAGTGCAATTTTGGATGCTTTaaggtctttttaaaaaaaaaaaaaaaatttagaatgaTATAAGCAAATATCTTAGTGCAATTTTGGATGCTTTaaggtctttttttaaattttataatatAAGCAAATATTTTAGTGCAATTTTGGATgctttaatgtcttttttttttagaatattataAGCAAAGACCTTAAAGCATCCAAAATTGCACTAAAATATTTGCTtatattataaaattaaaaaaaaaaaaagaccttaaagCATCCAAAATTGCACTAAAATATTTGCTtatattataaaattaaaaaaaaaaaaaaaaagaccttaaagCATCCAAAATTGCACTAAAATATTTGCTTATATTTTATAATTGCACCTGTTCTAGTAGCGAGCAGTTTTCCGTTACTAAGAGGCATGTCAGAACAAGTTGGGGACGGGAATAGTTTAGTGATGATGTCACACGCAGTGCTTCAAAGTCCACTTGTTAATcacaagaggaagaaaaaaaaaaaaaaaaaaaagcgcaactgTAGCAGAAAGCAAAGTCACGGTGATCCAGCATTACCGAAACTCCTTCCAGGGGTGGGGAAGTGCATGGAGCTTAGGAATGCCGGAGTGAGTCAGTCCCAGGGGAGCATGGGAACCCAGCGAGGAACTGGCAACAGAAACCAAAGGCTGGGCAGGTAAAGGAATACCTGCCGCACATCAATTGTTCTATTGCTGGAAGGATGGAGTGGGATATGTGAGCCGGATGCATTGTAATCAAGGCGTTGCTCTCCCAGTGAGTGGGTGGCGGGGGGGATAACAGGTGCAGTTCAAAGGTAAAGGGAAAGGTTTACTGTGTAGGCAGCCAACCGCAATGACAAATGCAATACTTGGAAGGTTGGCCGCGCCCCCTGTGCATAGAAAACTCACAGCCAACAATCACAGGGAAGTTTCTTTTCGGCTGGGATCACACCATTGGGAATTAGATGCGGGTTCCAATTCACAATAGGAGAttatgactggctctctatggagcgctTCACATATCTCCTCTGCGGCTCCGATGCGAATTTGCACAAggagagccctgtgcgtcttttggtcccttACAGGTCCGAATTTccgccaaaaattcaggctgaaaaatcggacctgaaacagtgaagaaacctttttcaaagttgctgcgacttgaatgCTTCCATTGGTGCAAATGGGATGCAACAAGTCGTATGACAAGCTGCACTAACGTGAACCATGGCTAACAAccccattcacactagtgcaatgtcATGCAACGTTTGGatatcaaagtcgcatgacaagtcatacgcCGTGTTTTGCaataataaccattcatatatgtgcgacttaaaagTCGCAGTGACTTAAAAGTAGTTCCTgtcactactttggtctgactttcatgcgacttgagggccatagactttaatgttaacCCCCAAAAGTTGCATGAATGTTTTTACATGCAACAACGGgtctgactttgcagagggacaagtcGCACACATGCAAAGCTGCTCTCCAAAGTCACCCGACTccaagtgtgaacggagccttagtggTGCAGGTGGCTGCACTGAGCATGCAGTGTCTCCTCCGCCCCTGTGAGTGCGCCCCAAGAATGCAATGAAGGCGGTACAAGCGTTGTAGCTTACATTGCATACACACAATAAAGCATTATTAGGTTACACTCTCGGGGTACCAACTACTATTAGGGCAGAGACAACAAATCCGGCAAAGTTGAACGGACTCTGCTTCATTGACTTATGAATGGCAGCTTCCACCTGTGgcttctcacaaaaaaaaaaaaaaggatgtatcTCTATGTCATCATTTGGATATGACGTACAATTATAGTTATGTATGGACTTTGCTCCTGAGCCTCGGATTCCTCCCTGGTGGGACAGAGAGATATGCAAGCGGCATTCCGTTACTACCAACTTACAAAAGGGAGTGACGTCCATTCCTGGCTTTGTGAGCCGGAGACATAGTAACCCGCAACAACAATCCCCTCTCGGTCCAGCCCTGGAATGCAAGCTTGCGGAACCTgcccagccccccctcctcctcctcctcctcctttcatcCTCCCAGAGAGACAGAGAATGTCACCTACGTTGATTAGAATACAATGCAGGTCGGCAGGTTCTCCCGGCTTGTCAGAGCCGCCCAGGATCTCAGCCAGCCGGCTCATGTTGCTCACTCTCAGGATGTTGATGTCATTCTCGCAGCAGAACGCCTGGATCAGAGTGAAGTGAATTTGTAGAGCGACATCCTGGTCTTCGGTTTCATCTGTGGCCAGCAGACAGAGCACCACATTGTCCGGGTCCCTGCAACACAACAAACGCATGGCAGGGGTTAGAACACACCGCCACACAACCAGGGGAAGCAGACAAggcaggagagctggggggggggggggcagggcagccACCTCTGCAGGTGCCCTttaaaaatgccagttgcctggctgtctagGGTAGACCTGGGATTATCATGCAGAATTTTTACTGATACCTTTGCATTACTGTAACCTTCCATCTAATGCTCtactattatattatacaggatttatatattattattcaggataatattattattaataaatccataataataataataataataataaatcctgaataataataataataataataataatattatacaggattcatatattATTCAGGGttttaatattaaataaataataatcagaatgttttattattataatcCTGAGtattatataaattctgtataataataaaataataataaaaaatatatattaaaatcctgaataatatataaatcctgaataataatattattattattcaggataataataataataataataataataataataacaataaatcctgaataataatatatattattatacaggatttatatattattattcagggtttaaataataataatccagaaaaataatattatacaggataatatatattaaaatcctgaataatatataaatcctgaatattattattatattcctgaataataatattaataataataaacaaatcctgaataataatatatatattattatacaggatttatatattattattcagggttaaaataataataataatataaatccagaataatattatacaggatttaaataataataataaggatgtATATAATAATTAGAATGTATATATTAATTAATAATCaggatttatataataataattagaatgtatatattaattaataatcaggatttatacattattattattattattattataatacaggatttatacattattattattattattattattattattataatacaggatttatacattattatattattattataatacaggatttatatagcactgacagtttaTGCAGAGGttcacaacatgagggcagacagtacaatacaggAGGATCAGAGCTTTGTTGCTATCACAAGGACAGAAGTAGCAATTGGTGGGATCTACTAAGTATAAAGGATTAAATGCAAAACTTTACCATCAACATGCATAAGCAGAATATTACACTTAATATTAGTCAGGACTACCTgtacaccccccaccccctgctGAAGAACGCCAATgccaaagctgggacttgtagttccccatcAGCAGCTGGAAGCCCACATGTCCCCAAAAGCAGAAATGAAGTATCCATAATCCATGCACAGAGGGGGATATTATTATGGGATGTACTTACACATTCAGCAGTTTGGCCGCTTCGTAGACCCCGATGGTGATGGTCCTCTGCACTTTGGCTTTGTTCAGCACCTCCTCCAACGCGGTGCCCACACTGTCCATCCTGCAATGACAGGTCCTCATTAGCTGCATTCCACAAAGACCGACCAATACTGAATCCCAGCAAGAATACAGCACCGATCATCACCACACAGCCACCGATCATCACCACACAGCCACCGATCATCACCACACAGCCACCGGCTGGGGGGGTCAACTTCACTCAGACACATCCACCAACTGGAGATCATACAGACACATCTACCAACCGTCACCCAGTGACTCCCGTCAGTTCTCCAGCTCACCCTGCAGGGTCAGACCCTCATTCTCTTCCAGCCCCCCAAATATGCAATACAAATGTGGCACCCCAAACCAGCACATCGCCCCACATACACGCCGAGCACCGTGCAACAGTCACAGACCTCCAGTGATGGATGAGCCTGGTGCAACCTCTCCAGCAGAtcacacagcagactggaaagaCTTCTGAGGTCACCCCTCTACCTTCACCTGACAAGGGTGACCACCCTGCACACCATACCCCATGCACCTGTCACAGAGGGGTCACCAACCTCCCATGCAAAGGTCAGGATAAGGGTCCTCAGCCAAGTTGGGAATTTGGAAACCAGCCAGGATGGGTTCACCTGTCACCCTTGTAGATGTCTGATTGCCCCCCCCAAAGTCTTCTTTGCACTAGTCAGAATGAGGGGTCCCAAAACTCTCTTGCAGAAGTCAGATTGGGGCCCCCAGCCTCCTTTGCATTAGTTACTGGGGTCACCCTTGTATCAGAATGAAGTCCCCAGGATCCTGTGCATAAATATTTTGGGGGCCCCCATCACTAATTTGCATTACTCAGAATGGGGTCACCCTTGTAGAAGTCAAATTGGAGCCCCATGTCTCTCTTCCATTAGTCAGAATGGGGGTCTCAAATCTCTTGCAGAATATGGGGGGGGGACTCTCTTGCATTAGTCATATTGGGGTCACCAGTCGTCAAATTTGGAGCCTCCTTTGCATTAGTTACTGGGGGTCATCCCTTACATTAGCCAGGGTGGAGGTCATAAGTCACCCCTGTGGAAGTCAAATTGGGGCCCCTAGCCACTTTTGCATTAGTTAATGGGGTCACCCTTGTAGAAGTCATATTGGGGCCCCCAGCCTCCTATGCAGAAGTCATATTGGGGCCCCCCAGTCTCTTATGCAGAAGTCATATTGGGGCCCCTAGTCTCCTATGCAGAAGTCATATTGGGGCCCCCAGCCTCCTATGCAGAAGTCATATTGGGGCCCCCAGTCTCCTATGCAGAAGTCATATTGGGGCCCCCAGTCTTCTATGCAGAAGTCATATTGGGGCCCCCAGTCTTCTATGCAGAAGTCATATTGGGGCCCCCAGTCTTCTATGCAGAAGTCATATTGGGGCCCCTAGTCTCCTATGCAGAAGTCATATTGGGGCCCCCAGTCTCCTATGCAGAAGTCACAT
This portion of the Aquarana catesbeiana isolate 2022-GZ linkage group LG07, ASM4218655v1, whole genome shotgun sequence genome encodes:
- the GADD45A gene encoding growth arrest and DNA damage-inducible protein GADD45 alpha, which gives rise to MTLEELSGEQSRGKMDSVGTALEEVLNKAKVQRTITIGVYEAAKLLNVDPDNVVLCLLATDETEDQDVALQIHFTLIQAFCCENDINILRVSNMSRLAEILGGSDKPGEPADLHCILINNPHASQLKDPAINKVSNFCKESRYLDQWVPVINLPER